One part of the Amaranthus tricolor cultivar Red isolate AtriRed21 chromosome 16, ASM2621246v1, whole genome shotgun sequence genome encodes these proteins:
- the LOC130803002 gene encoding LIM domain-containing protein WLIM2b-like, translating into MSFTGTQQKCKVCDKTVYLMDQLSADGVAYHKSCFKCNHCKSRLQLHSYSSMEGVPYCKPHFEQLFKESGNFNKNFQSPAKLLAEKSPDMKPVLTRSPSKAASMFSGTQEKCTTCSKTVYPLEKVTVENQFYHKSCFKCSHGGCSITPSNYAALDGILYCKHHFSQLFREKGSYAHIMKSASIKRGAAPVPEAVTAAIPPRES; encoded by the exons ATGTCGTTTACAGGAACCCAACAGAAATGTAAGGTTTGTGATAAGACTGTTTATTTGATGGATCAGCTTTCTGCTGATGGTGTTGCTTATCATAAATCTTGCTTCAAATGCAATCACTGCAAAAGCAGGCTTCag CTGCATAGTTATTCTTCAATGGAGGGTGTCCCTTACTGCAAGCCTCACTTTGAACAGTTGTTCAAGGAGTCGGGAAATTTCAACAAGAATTTTCAGTCCC CTGCAAAACTACTAGCTGAAAAGTCGCCTGATATGAAGCCCGTGTTG ACAAGGTCACCAAGCAAAGCTGCAAGCATGTTTTCCGGGACTCAAGAAAAATGTACAACTTGCTCCAAAACCGTCTATCCCCTAGAAAAG GTGACGGTGGAAAACCAATTCTATCACAAGTCGTGTTTCAAGTGCTCCCATGGTGGCTGCTCGATTACCCCTTCAAACTATGCTGCCCTTGACGGAATCCTATACTGCAAACATCATTTCTCCCAACTTTTCCGAGAGAAAGGAAGCTATGCTCATATCATGAAGTCTGCATCAATCAAGCGGGGAGCTGCTCCGGTTCCTGAAGCGGTGACTGCTGCAATACCACCTCGTGAATCTTGa